One part of the Prunus persica cultivar Lovell chromosome G5, Prunus_persica_NCBIv2, whole genome shotgun sequence genome encodes these proteins:
- the LOC18777958 gene encoding ubiquinol oxidase 2, mitochondrial, which yields MSMMLVSRRHLAKSMVGVAGGTIRLFSSATTTACSGTGAAAAAAAAAKQSTRMGVPTWTKSGAVYWVQMDCGARSAGTVALGGKDDYEEEKKQHAADHGSKPSVDNGSGNKDEKGIASYWGVGPTKLTKEDGTQWKWTCFRPWETYKADVSIDLNKHHVPTTFLDKMAYWTVKSLRWPTDLFFQRRYGCRAMMLETVAAVPGMVGGMLLHCKSLRRFEHSGGWIKALLEEAENERMHLMTFMEVAKPKWYERALVVTVQGVFFNAYLLGYLLSPKFAHRMVGYLEEEAIHSYTEFLKELDKGNIENVPAPAIAIDYWQLPPNSTLRDVVTVVRADEAHHRDVNHFASDIHYHGRQLKESPAPIGYH from the exons ATGAGCATGATGCTGGTGAGTCGAAGACACCTGGCGAAATCCATGGTGGGCGTCGCAGGTGGCACAATACGCCTCTTCTCCAGCGCAACAACTACTGCTTGTAGTGGCACcggagcagcagcagcagcagcagccgcCGCCAAACAGTCTACGAGGATGGGTGTTCCTACGTGGACGAAGAGCGGCGCCGTTTACTGGGTTCAGATGGATTGTGGGGCCCGGAGTGCCGGCACCGTGGCGCTGGGTGGCAAGGACGACTacgaggaagagaagaaacagCATGCAGCAGATCATGGCTCCAAGCCTTCCGTTGATAACGGTTCTGGCAATAAGGATGAGAAAGGGATCGCCAGTTATTGGGGCGTGGGGCCCACCAAGCTTACCAAGGAAGATGGCACCCAATGGAAATGGACTTGCTTTAGA CCATGGGAGACGTACAAAGCCGACGTCTCGATAGATCTGAATAAGCATCACGTGCCAACGACTTTCTTGGACAAAATGGCTTACTGGACCGTCAAGTCTCTCCGATGGCCTACTGACCTTTTCTTCCAG AGACGGTATGGGTGCCGAGCAATGATGCTAGAAACTGTGGCAGCAGTGCCTGGGATGGTAGGAGGGATGCTGCTGCACTGCAAGTCCTTGAGGCGGTTCGAGCACAGCGGAGGGTGGATCAAAGCCCTGCTGGAAGAAGCAGAGAACGAGCGAATGCACCTCATGACCTTCATGGAAGTAGCTAAGCCCAAGTGGTACGAGCGTGCCTTAGTTGTCACAGTTCAAGGtgtcttcttcaatgcttacTTGTTGGGGTATCTGCTCTCCCCTAAATTCGCTCATCGAATGGTCGGGTACCTTGAGGAGGAAGCAATCCACTCCTACACTGAGTTCCTCAAGGAGTTAGATAAAGGGAACATAGAGAATGTGCCAGCTCCAGCCATTGCTATTGATTATTGGCAGCTCCCACCTAACTCTACGTTGAGAGATGTTGTCACGGTTGTTAGGGCAGATGAGGCACATCATCGAGATGTCAATCACTTTGCATCG GACATACACTATCATGGCCGCCAACTGAAAGAATCTCCGGCTCCAATTGGTTACCACTAG